From Acinetobacter sp. ASP199, the proteins below share one genomic window:
- the rdgB gene encoding RdgB/HAM1 family non-canonical purine NTP pyrophosphatase: MASTDWLSQGTLVLASNNKGKIAEFEKMFAELKLPVEVIPQGKLNIEDAIEDGLSFVENAIIKARHAAKISGKPAIADDSGICVPVLGGAPGIYSARYAGEHGDDAANNEKLLADLKPLRKDGEAIEGMFVCVLALVQHAEDPLPQIFQGIWKGEILETARGENGFGYDPLFWLPELGIASAEMSKEEKNKISHRGQAMKLFKESLEK; encoded by the coding sequence ATGGCTTCAACTGACTGGTTATCCCAAGGCACACTGGTACTGGCAAGTAATAACAAGGGCAAGATTGCAGAATTTGAAAAGATGTTTGCAGAACTCAAACTTCCAGTTGAAGTCATTCCTCAGGGCAAACTGAATATTGAAGATGCGATTGAAGATGGTTTGAGCTTCGTTGAAAACGCGATTATCAAGGCACGTCATGCCGCTAAAATTTCTGGCAAACCTGCGATTGCCGATGACTCAGGGATTTGTGTACCAGTTCTGGGCGGCGCGCCTGGGATCTACTCTGCACGTTATGCGGGTGAACATGGTGATGATGCGGCGAACAATGAAAAATTACTGGCTGACCTGAAACCACTACGTAAAGATGGTGAAGCGATTGAAGGCATGTTTGTCTGTGTACTGGCTTTAGTGCAGCATGCTGAAGATCCATTACCACAAATCTTCCAGGGCATCTGGAAAGGTGAGATCCTAGAAACAGCTCGTGGTGAAAATGGCTTTGGTTATGATCCGCTGTTCTGGCTGCCAGAACTGGGGATTGCGAGTGCTGAAATGAGCAAAGAAGAAAAAAATAAAATCAGTCACCGCGGTCAGGCGATGAAATTGTTTAAAGAAAGTTTGGAGAAGTAA
- a CDS encoding tetratricopeptide repeat protein: protein MKKLLLSTTLLAGLFSFQAHADYVAPTPSVASQAAQYSVMDINSLIKAAKAGQPGAQFYLATKYQYGKDIQKDERQAFAWYKAAADQGLAVAQLNVGRMLADGIGTKKDEVLARQYFEKAASRGDNRASFNLAMMEEKKKNYMGAYQWYELSTRDGMLDNKVITLSEGKKTALAANLTQEQIRQARDRADKWIQAQ from the coding sequence ATGAAAAAATTATTACTAAGTACGACGCTACTGGCTGGACTTTTTAGCTTTCAGGCCCATGCAGACTATGTTGCTCCAACACCTTCGGTCGCAAGTCAAGCCGCACAATATTCTGTGATGGATATCAACAGCCTGATTAAGGCCGCGAAGGCAGGACAGCCAGGCGCACAATTTTATTTAGCCACCAAATACCAATATGGCAAAGACATTCAGAAAGATGAACGTCAGGCTTTTGCCTGGTATAAAGCAGCAGCCGATCAAGGTCTGGCAGTTGCCCAATTGAATGTGGGCCGTATGCTGGCAGATGGTATTGGGACCAAGAAAGATGAAGTACTGGCTCGCCAGTATTTTGAAAAAGCGGCAAGTCGTGGCGATAACCGTGCTAGCTTCAACCTCGCCATGATGGAAGAGAAGAAGAAAAACTATATGGGTGCTTACCAGTGGTATGAACTGTCTACCCGTGATGGCATGCTGGACAATAAAGTGATTACCTTATCTGAAGGCAAGAAAACCGCTTTGGCAGCCAACCTGACCCAAGAGCAAATTCGTCAGGCACGTGACCGTGCTGATAAATGGATTCAGGCACAATAA
- the metW gene encoding methionine biosynthesis protein MetW: MRIDQQLAERWIKPGSRVLDLGCGDGELLAHMSKKHNIRAYGLEIDQEKIAIAVSRGLNIIQQDLNLGLSRFADQSFDYVVMAQALQAVDAPDVLLRDMVRVGKQAIITFPNFAHWKTRSFLALKGKMPVSEALPYMWYNTPNIHLCTFRDFEALCAENNIKIINRLAVNGNQQGSMLSKHLPNLFGEVAIYRVSAL; encoded by the coding sequence ATGCGTATTGATCAACAACTGGCAGAACGTTGGATTAAACCGGGTTCACGCGTGCTTGACCTAGGCTGTGGTGATGGTGAATTACTGGCGCATATGAGCAAAAAGCACAATATTCGTGCATATGGATTAGAAATTGATCAAGAAAAGATTGCAATTGCAGTCAGTCGTGGGTTAAATATCATCCAGCAGGACTTAAATCTGGGATTAAGTCGTTTTGCGGACCAGTCTTTTGACTATGTTGTCATGGCACAGGCTTTGCAAGCTGTAGATGCACCGGACGTTTTATTACGTGATATGGTACGAGTGGGTAAACAGGCCATTATTACTTTCCCGAACTTTGCGCATTGGAAGACGCGTTCTTTCCTTGCCTTAAAAGGGAAAATGCCTGTTTCGGAAGCTTTACCGTATATGTGGTACAACACGCCGAACATCCACTTATGTACCTTCCGTGACTTTGAAGCACTTTGTGCGGAAAATAACATCAAAATTATTAATCGACTCGCTGTAAATGGGAATCAACAAGGTAGCATGCTCAGCAAGCACCTCCCTAATCTGTTTGGTGAAGTCGCAATTTATCGAGTGAGCGCTCTATGA
- a CDS encoding homoserine O-acetyltransferase, producing MSFPADSVGLVTPQKFQFEEPLELECGRILPRFELMVETYGELNADKSNAILICHALSGHHHAAGYHHEDDKKPGWWDACIGPNKAIDTNKFFVVALNNIGGCSGSTGPTSPNPENDNRPYGPDFPLVTVRDWVKTQAMLSDRLGIDVWYSIIGGSLGGMQALQWSVDYPDRLQKCVIIASAPKLSAQNIAFNEVARQSILSDPDFHNGRYLEHDSYPKRGLILARMVGHITYLSEEAMKQKFGRDLKSGKFMYGFDVEFQVESYLRYQGEQFSRNFDANTYLIMTKALDYFDPSREYEQSLVKAMANTKCKFLVVSFTTDWRFSPSRSVEIVDALITNHKPVSYLDIDAEQGHDSFLFPIPLYVKSMRAFLGGEELLKSTPKEAV from the coding sequence GTGTCTTTTCCAGCAGACTCAGTGGGCCTTGTTACCCCACAAAAGTTCCAATTTGAAGAGCCGCTAGAGCTTGAATGCGGACGCATCCTCCCCCGTTTTGAACTGATGGTTGAAACTTATGGCGAACTGAATGCCGATAAGTCCAATGCCATTTTGATCTGCCATGCCCTTTCTGGTCATCACCATGCCGCAGGCTATCATCATGAAGATGATAAAAAACCAGGTTGGTGGGATGCCTGTATTGGCCCAAACAAGGCGATTGATACCAATAAATTCTTTGTGGTCGCCCTGAATAATATTGGTGGCTGTAGTGGGTCAACAGGTCCAACTTCTCCGAACCCTGAAAATGACAACCGCCCTTATGGTCCCGATTTTCCTCTAGTGACTGTACGTGACTGGGTGAAAACCCAAGCCATGCTGTCTGACCGTCTCGGCATTGATGTGTGGTATTCCATCATCGGTGGTTCATTAGGCGGTATGCAGGCATTGCAGTGGTCGGTAGATTATCCAGATCGTCTGCAAAAATGTGTGATTATTGCCAGCGCGCCTAAATTATCTGCACAGAATATTGCCTTTAACGAAGTGGCACGTCAGTCAATTCTGTCAGATCCAGATTTCCATAATGGCCGTTATCTGGAACATGATAGCTATCCAAAGCGTGGTCTGATTCTGGCACGTATGGTCGGTCATATTACCTATCTGTCTGAAGAAGCCATGAAGCAGAAATTTGGTCGTGATTTAAAATCCGGTAAATTTATGTATGGTTTCGACGTTGAATTCCAGGTCGAAAGCTATTTGCGCTATCAAGGCGAACAGTTCAGCCGTAACTTTGATGCCAATACTTACCTGATTATGACCAAGGCGCTGGATTATTTTGATCCATCTCGTGAGTATGAGCAGTCACTGGTAAAAGCCATGGCCAACACCAAGTGTAAATTCCTGGTGGTGTCATTTACCACAGACTGGCGTTTCTCACCGTCTCGTTCGGTTGAAATTGTCGATGCCTTAATTACCAATCATAAGCCAGTCAGCTATTTAGATATTGATGCTGAACAAGGCCATGACTCCTTCCTGTTCCCAATTCCGCTGTATGTCAAATCTATGCGAGCATTCCTCGGCGGTGAAGAACTATTAAAATCAACCCCGAAGGAGGCTGTGTAA